In the genome of Desulfovermiculus halophilus DSM 18834, the window CCAGGCGCCCGCCTGGCTCCTTCAAGGTTTGGTCATGCCTTAGTTATCGCTGTAGTGTTCCTCACCTTCCAGGATGACCACCGCACATGCTGTATGCCGGGAGTGGGAGAGGCTGATATGCCATCTCCCGGCACCCGCTGCCCGGGCTGCCTCTGCGGCTTGGCCGCTGAGTGCGAGCTGTGGCTGTCCCTGGGGAAGATTGTAAACAGCAATGGAGCGAAATGTAATAGCACCCCGGAATCCGGTGCCCAGAGCCTTGACCGCGGCCTCCTTGGCCGCAAACCTGGCGGCCAGATAGGCGACAGGGGAAGCAGAAGGCAAGGCCTGGAGCTCGGCAGAGGTCAGTATCCTGGTTGAAAATCTGGTCCCGTGCCGGTTCCATATTCTCTCAATACGCTCCAGTTCAACCACATCCACTCCCAGGCCGACGATCATCGCATATGCCTTTGTTCAGCAGAATCCGCGGATAATATCCAGCATGTCCCGCACAGCGCGTTCCATGCCCACCAGGGAAGCCCGGGCCACAATGCTGTGACCGATGGAGAACTCGGAAACCCCTGGCATGTGGGCAAAGGCATGGATGTTGGCATAGGTCAGTCCGTGACCCAGATTGACCTTTAGTCCAAGGTTGTGGGCCAGGGCCAGGCCCTCCTTGATCCGATCAAGCTCCCTGTCCCTGCCGGCTCTGGTCTCGGCATCGGCAAAATGTCCGGTATGCAGCTCAATGTATTCGGCCTCGATCTCTGCGGCCGCTTTGATCTGATCCGGATCCGGATCGATAAACAGGCTGGAGGTGATGTCGGCCTGGTGCAGGGGCTGGAGGTACTCTTGGAGCTCTGTTTCCCGGCCCAAGAGATTCATCCCGCCCTCAGTGGTCAGCTCCTGCCTCTTTTCCGGGACCAGGCAGACGATGTGCGGCTTGGCCTGAAGGGCGATGTCCTGCATCTCCCGGGTGGCGGCCATCTCCAGGTGCAGCTTGGTGCCCAGGGTTTGGGTGAGCAGCCTCACATCCCGGTCCTGAATGTGGCGGCGGTCTTCGCGCAGGTGGACAATGATCCCGTGAGCCCCGCCAAGTTCGGCATGATGGGCGGCATGGACCGGATCGGGTTCATGGGCCAGTCTGGCCTGGCGGATAGTGGCAATATGGTCGACATTGACGATCAGGTCCGGCATTGTCGTCTCCTTGAAAAGTGTTCCCTGTCCGCCACAGTTCTAAAAGGCAAGGGGTGCGGTTTGTCAAGGCCTGGAACCGGAGAATGCAAGAGTTTTTCCCTTGAAACCCTGGGCCTTGGTACGGCTATAGTCAAAATAATGGCTTTTGTACACAAAGTATACCGAGCCAGCTGGCATCAAATCCGAGAATTTGACACCTTGGTCAAGGCTGGAGCATAATGCAGTGCATAAAATTACAGACAGAACCGGGGCTATTATTCATTTTGACCAGGGATTCTTCGCTCGCATACTCGCTCAGAATGACAGACAAAAGAATCACGGTCCGATGGCAACCATAAGAATGGCTGCCCGCCGGAGGGTGTTATGCCCCCACTTGATACGCCTGCAAAAGGCAGAATTACCACTACAACGACAGTCTGGGTACAACAAACGCCTGCAAAGAGCCAGGCGATTACTTATAGCTCCCACGCTCTGCGTGGGAGCTTATCCTGACCGCTCCCGCGGTCTCTTTCTGGACGCCGGAGCGTCCAAAAGAGTTCCCACGCAGAGCGTGGGAACGATAAAACTGCGGGGGGCGAAGACTGAAGAATCAATGGGTTAGAGACTATACTTTGGCTTACCATT includes:
- a CDS encoding holo-[acyl-carrier-protein] synthase, which gives rise to MIVGLGVDVVELERIERIWNRHGTRFSTRILTSAELQALPSASPVAYLAARFAAKEAAVKALGTGFRGAITFRSIAVYNLPQGQPQLALSGQAAEAARAAGAGRWHISLSHSRHTACAVVILEGEEHYSDN
- a CDS encoding pyridoxine 5'-phosphate synthase; translation: MPDLIVNVDHIATIRQARLAHEPDPVHAAHHAELGGAHGIIVHLREDRRHIQDRDVRLLTQTLGTKLHLEMAATREMQDIALQAKPHIVCLVPEKRQELTTEGGMNLLGRETELQEYLQPLHQADITSSLFIDPDPDQIKAAAEIEAEYIELHTGHFADAETRAGRDRELDRIKEGLALAHNLGLKVNLGHGLTYANIHAFAHMPGVSEFSIGHSIVARASLVGMERAVRDMLDIIRGFC